A single window of Planktothrix serta PCC 8927 DNA harbors:
- a CDS encoding SulP family inorganic anion transporter: protein MSINLSNKIHFRNWRGDLFGGLTAAIVALPLALAFGVASGAGAITGLYGSIIVGFFAALFGGTPAQVSGPTGPMTVVMTTVIAALVARHPDTGLAMAFTVVMLGGLLQILFGVMRLGQYITLMPYTVISGFMSGIGVIIILLQLPPLLGHTAPGGVIPILQQLPLYLSQPNFVALGLGLLTLLIVFFVPPKFNRIVPSPLLALVTVTLISVVVFGNANLERIGEIPKGLPTLRMPTFSVPELADMLRYGLMLGVLGSIDSLLTSLVADSISRTQHDSDQELIGQGIGNFLAGLFGGLPGAGATMRTVVNVQAGGKTPLSGMIHAVVLLVVVFQAGPLTAQIPNAVLAGLLLKVGIDILDWGFIKRAPRISLKGTGLMYLVLFLTVFVDLITAVLVGAFIANVLTIKRLSDLQSDNIQAITDPTDSHNLTLAEQEILTQANGKILLFQLGGPMSFGAAKSISRRMSMVKNYEALVLDLSKVPTIGITSALAIESIVQDEINHHRHVWIVVIPGQVKQRVEKLDLQRFCTCDQTLGDSSSTRSSQINQLENRLQALESALKMLQP, encoded by the coding sequence GTGTCTATCAACCTAAGCAACAAAATTCACTTTCGCAATTGGCGCGGCGACCTATTTGGGGGATTAACCGCCGCCATTGTTGCCCTACCCTTAGCCCTAGCCTTTGGGGTAGCCTCCGGTGCGGGGGCGATCACTGGCCTCTATGGGTCAATTATCGTCGGCTTCTTTGCTGCCCTGTTTGGGGGTACTCCCGCCCAAGTTTCCGGCCCCACAGGGCCAATGACCGTGGTGATGACGACGGTGATTGCTGCCTTGGTCGCCCGTCACCCGGACACGGGACTAGCAATGGCCTTTACCGTTGTGATGTTAGGGGGACTGCTGCAAATCCTGTTTGGGGTGATGCGTCTGGGACAATACATCACCCTGATGCCCTACACGGTCATTTCCGGCTTTATGTCTGGAATTGGGGTGATTATCATTTTGCTACAATTGCCGCCCTTGTTGGGACATACAGCACCGGGTGGGGTGATTCCCATCCTACAACAACTACCCCTGTATCTGAGTCAGCCCAACTTCGTCGCCCTGGGGTTAGGACTACTGACTTTGCTGATTGTCTTTTTTGTCCCTCCCAAATTCAATCGGATTGTGCCCTCGCCCCTGTTGGCTTTAGTAACTGTTACCCTGATCTCGGTGGTTGTGTTTGGCAATGCCAATTTGGAGCGGATTGGCGAGATTCCCAAGGGATTACCGACCCTGCGAATGCCGACCTTCAGTGTCCCAGAGTTGGCAGATATGCTGCGCTATGGCTTGATGTTAGGGGTTTTAGGATCGATTGACTCCTTATTAACCTCCTTGGTTGCGGATAGCATTTCTCGGACTCAACATGACTCGGATCAGGAGTTGATTGGTCAAGGGATTGGCAACTTCTTAGCTGGATTATTTGGAGGCTTACCTGGTGCGGGGGCAACCATGCGGACTGTAGTGAATGTCCAAGCGGGAGGTAAAACCCCCCTATCGGGAATGATTCATGCTGTAGTGCTGTTGGTCGTTGTGTTTCAGGCTGGCCCCTTAACGGCTCAAATTCCTAATGCGGTGCTGGCGGGGTTACTGCTGAAGGTGGGGATTGATATTCTCGATTGGGGCTTTATCAAGCGGGCTCCGCGTATTTCCTTAAAAGGCACGGGATTGATGTATCTGGTGCTGTTTTTAACGGTATTTGTTGATTTGATTACGGCGGTATTGGTGGGGGCATTTATTGCCAATGTGTTAACGATTAAACGGTTGAGCGATCTCCAAAGTGATAATATTCAAGCCATTACTGACCCGACGGATTCCCATAACTTGACCCTCGCCGAACAAGAAATCCTCACCCAAGCCAATGGGAAGATCTTGCTGTTTCAGTTGGGGGGGCCGATGAGTTTTGGGGCGGCGAAAAGTATCTCGCGGCGGATGTCTATGGTTAAAAACTATGAAGCCCTGGTCTTAGATTTGAGCAAAGTTCCGACTATTGGAATTACATCGGCACTGGCGATTGAATCGATTGTACAGGACGAGATCAACCATCATCGCCATGTCTGGATTGTTGTTATCCCTGGACAGGTGAAACAGCGAGTGGAAAAACTGGATTTGCAACGCTTCTGTACTTGTGATCAGACATTGGGAGACTCATCCTCAACCCGCTCTAGCCAAATTAATCAGTTAGAAAACCGTTTACAAGCCTTGGAATCTGCTTTAAAAATGTT